A genomic segment from Oncorhynchus keta strain PuntledgeMale-10-30-2019 chromosome 7, Oket_V2, whole genome shotgun sequence encodes:
- the dnajc10 gene encoding dnaJ homolog subfamily C member 10 isoform X2: MESLSPAKSRQAFQVQNQQMPWSRMLLGSLIVFSCLVTSVSSDEDYYKLLKVSREATTREIRQAFKKLALIMHPDKNPHDETAHDKFLKVTRAYEVLKDDDLRKKYDKYGEKGLQDEQQGGGRYESWNYYRNEFGIYDDDLEIVTLDRGDFDAAVNSGELWFVNFYFPRCHHCHELAPTWREFAKEMDGVIRIGAVNCGDNNRLCRSKGINSYPSLYIYKAGMNPEKYFGDRAKESLTKFGMQFVKSRVTELWQGNVFTEIEAAFSSGVGWLITFCADSGDCLESQTRQKLSGMLEGLVNVGWMDCSTQAELCDSFEVTTSTTAFFPPGSSLKNKGSVLFLQSLDTREIYGEVMQHLPDLEALTKETFQSKLAHHRWLVSFSFGQKTMASHEYKKLKALLKAAHIQVGKVDCLTDSELCVSFYIQKPCIAVFKGLGIHDFEIHHGKDVLYNIIAFAKESVSAHVTTLRPENFPSDGKEPWLVDFFAPWCPPCRALLPELRKASIQLFGQMKFGTLDCTVHERLCSTYNIHAYPTTVIFNKSSIHEYEGHHSADGILEFIQDLVDPTVVTMDPDSFAELVKRRKHSETWMVDFYAPWCGPCQALLPEWRRMARAVNGMIKVGTVDCQKHHSFCQGESVRAYPEIRLYPQNANRRDLYQSYNGWHRDAHSLKVWAVGTLPRASVDLTPDDFRNKVIGGKDHWVVDFYAPWCGPCQHFAPEFEVLARMVKGSVRAGKVDCQAHYQTCQSAGITAYPSVRFYPYLGTKKRDQGGEHVNSRDANNIADVLHQRLQQLSPWLQGKADNFKDEL, encoded by the exons ATGGAATCTCTATCGCCAGCAAAATCGCGACAAGCTTTTCAAGTTCAGAATCAGCAGATGCCTTGGAGCAGGATGTTGCTGGGATCACTGATTGTCTTCAGTTGTCTGGTAACTTCTGTGTCCTCTGATGAGGATTACTATAAGTTATTGAAGGTGTCCAGAGAAGCAACAACCAGAGAGATACGACAAGCCTTCAAAAAGCTAGCTCTGATCATGCACCCGGATAAAAACCCA CATGATGAAACTGCCCATGACAAGTTCCTGAAGGTAACCCGAGCCTATGAAGTTCTGAAGGATGACGATCTGAGGAAGAAGTATGACAAGTATGGAGAGAAGGGTCTGCAGGATGAGCAGCAGGGAGGAGGGCGATATGAGAGCTGGAACTACTATAGAAATGAATTTG GTATCTACGATGATGACCTAGAGATTGTCACTTTAGATAGGGGAGACTTCG ATGCAGCAGTGAACTCCGGGGAACTATGGTTTGTCAACTTCTACTTCCCTCGTTGCCATCATTGTCACGAGCTGGCTCCCACG TGGAGGGAGTTTGCCAAGGAGATGGATGGAGTGATCAGGATAGGAGCAGTGAACTGTGGAGACAACAACAGACTGTGTCGCAGCAAAGGCATCAACAGCTACCCCAGCCTCTACATTTACAAAGCTGGAATG AATCCAGAGAAATACTTTGGAGATAGGGCCAAGGAGAGTTTGACTAAGTTTGGCATGCAATTTGTGAAGAGCAGAGTTACAGAGCTGTGGCAAGGCAATGTCTTCACTGAGATTGAGGCAGCATTTTCATCTGGAGTTGGATGGCTGATCACCTTCTGTGCTGACTCTGGAG ACTGTCTAGAGTCACAGACGAGGCAAAAATTATCAGGAATGTTG GAAGGTCTAGTGAACGTGGGCTGGATGGACTGCTCAACACAGGCTGAGTTGTGTGACAGCTTTGAGGTGACCACCAGCACCACAGCCTTCTTCCCCCCCGGCAGTTCACTGAAGAACAAGGGCAGCGTGCTG TTCCTGCAGAGTTTGGATACCAGAGAGATCTATGGAGAGGTGATGCAGCATCTGCCTGACCTGGAGGCTCTTACTAAGGAAACCTTCCAG AGTAAACTGGCCCATCATCGGTGGCTGGTCAGTTTTTCTTTCGGACAGAAGACCATGGCATCTCATGAGTATAAGAAGCTCAAGGCTCTTCTGAAGGCAGCCCACATACAG GTGGGAAAGGTGGACTGCCTTACTGACTCAGAACTATGTGTCTCATTCTACATTCAAAAGCCCTGTATCGCTGTCTTCAAAGGCCTTGGGATTCATGACTTTGAGATCCACCATG GGAAGGATGTGCTGTATAACATCATAGCATTTGCTAAGGAGAGTGTCAGCGCCCATGTCACCACTCTGAGACCAGAGAACTTCCCCAGTGATGGAAAGGAGCCCTGGCTAGTTGACTTCTTTGCTCCT TGGTGTCCGCCCTGTCGTGCTCTCCTCCCTGAGCTGAGGAAAGCCTCGATCCAGCTGTTTGGTCAGATGAAGTTTGGAACGCTGGACTGCACCGTGCACGAAAGACTCTGCAGCACG TATAATATCCATGCCTACCCGACCACGGTAATCTTTAACAAGTCCTCCATCCATGAGTACGAGGGACATCACTCTGCTGACGGAATCCTGGAGTTCATACAG GACTTGGTCGACCCCACTGTGGTGACCATGGACCCAGACAGCTTTGCAGAGCTAGTGAAGAGGAGAAAACACAGCGAGACCTGGATGGTGGACTTCTATGCCCCGTGGTGTGGGCCCTGTCAGGCCCTGCTGCCCGAGTGGAGGAGGATGGCACGG GCGGTGAATGGTATGATAAAGGTGGGGACGGTAGACTGTCAGAAACACCACTCCTTCTGCCAAGGAGAGAGTGTCAGAGCCTACCCTGAGATACGCCTCTACCCTCAGAACGCCAACCGACGAGACCTATACCA GAGTTACAACGGCTGGCACAGAGATGCTCACTCTCTCAAAGTCTGGGCTGTGGG TACTCTCCCAAGAGCATCAGTGGATCTGACTCCAGATGACTTCAGGAACAAGGTAATAGGAGGGAAGGATCACTGGGTGGTGGACTTCTATGCTCCGTGGTGTGGACCATGTCAGCACTTTGCCCCAGAGTTCGAGGTCCTCGCTCGG ATGGTGAAAGGGAGTGTGAGGGCAGGGAAAGTAGACTGTCAGGCCCACTACCAGACCTGTCAGTCAGCTGGCATCACAGCCTATCCCAGCGTCCGATTCTACCCATACCTGGGCACCAAGAAG CGCGACCAGGGAGGGGAGCACGTCAACAGCCGGGATGCTAACAACATTGCAGACGTCCTCCACCAGAGGCTCCAGCAGTTATCTCCATGGTTACAGGGCAAGGCGGACAACTTCAAG
- the dnajc10 gene encoding dnaJ homolog subfamily C member 10 isoform X1: protein MESLSPAKSRQAFQVQNQQMPWSRMLLGSLIVFSCLVTSVSSDEDYYKLLKVSREATTREIRQAFKKLALIMHPDKNPHDETAHDKFLKVTRAYEVLKDDDLRKKYDKYGEKGLQDEQQGGGRYESWNYYRNEFGIYDDDLEIVTLDRGDFDAAVNSGELWFVNFYFPRCHHCHELAPTWREFAKEMDGVIRIGAVNCGDNNRLCRSKGINSYPSLYIYKAGMNPEKYFGDRAKESLTKFGMQFVKSRVTELWQGNVFTEIEAAFSSGVGWLITFCADSGDCLESQTRQKLSGMLEGLVNVGWMDCSTQAELCDSFEVTTSTTAFFPPGSSLKNKGSVLFLQSLDTREIYGEVMQHLPDLEALTKETFQSKLAHHRWLVSFSFGQKTMASHEYKKLKALLKAAHIQVGKVDCLTDSELCVSFYIQKPCIAVFKGLGIHDFEIHHGKDVLYNIIAFAKESVSAHVTTLRPENFPSDGKEPWLVDFFAPWCPPCRALLPELRKASIQLFGQMKFGTLDCTVHERLCSTYNIHAYPTTVIFNKSSIHEYEGHHSADGILEFIQDLVDPTVVTMDPDSFAELVKRRKHSETWMVDFYAPWCGPCQALLPEWRRMARAVNGMIKVGTVDCQKHHSFCQGESVRAYPEIRLYPQNANRRDLYQSYNGWHRDAHSLKVWAVGTLPRASVDLTPDDFRNKVIGGKDHWVVDFYAPWCGPCQHFAPEFEVLARMVKGSVRAGKVDCQAHYQTCQSAGITAYPSVRFYPYLGTKKRDQGGEHVNSRDANNIADVLHQRLQQLSPWLQGKADNFKVDSNQVVETFQG from the exons ATGGAATCTCTATCGCCAGCAAAATCGCGACAAGCTTTTCAAGTTCAGAATCAGCAGATGCCTTGGAGCAGGATGTTGCTGGGATCACTGATTGTCTTCAGTTGTCTGGTAACTTCTGTGTCCTCTGATGAGGATTACTATAAGTTATTGAAGGTGTCCAGAGAAGCAACAACCAGAGAGATACGACAAGCCTTCAAAAAGCTAGCTCTGATCATGCACCCGGATAAAAACCCA CATGATGAAACTGCCCATGACAAGTTCCTGAAGGTAACCCGAGCCTATGAAGTTCTGAAGGATGACGATCTGAGGAAGAAGTATGACAAGTATGGAGAGAAGGGTCTGCAGGATGAGCAGCAGGGAGGAGGGCGATATGAGAGCTGGAACTACTATAGAAATGAATTTG GTATCTACGATGATGACCTAGAGATTGTCACTTTAGATAGGGGAGACTTCG ATGCAGCAGTGAACTCCGGGGAACTATGGTTTGTCAACTTCTACTTCCCTCGTTGCCATCATTGTCACGAGCTGGCTCCCACG TGGAGGGAGTTTGCCAAGGAGATGGATGGAGTGATCAGGATAGGAGCAGTGAACTGTGGAGACAACAACAGACTGTGTCGCAGCAAAGGCATCAACAGCTACCCCAGCCTCTACATTTACAAAGCTGGAATG AATCCAGAGAAATACTTTGGAGATAGGGCCAAGGAGAGTTTGACTAAGTTTGGCATGCAATTTGTGAAGAGCAGAGTTACAGAGCTGTGGCAAGGCAATGTCTTCACTGAGATTGAGGCAGCATTTTCATCTGGAGTTGGATGGCTGATCACCTTCTGTGCTGACTCTGGAG ACTGTCTAGAGTCACAGACGAGGCAAAAATTATCAGGAATGTTG GAAGGTCTAGTGAACGTGGGCTGGATGGACTGCTCAACACAGGCTGAGTTGTGTGACAGCTTTGAGGTGACCACCAGCACCACAGCCTTCTTCCCCCCCGGCAGTTCACTGAAGAACAAGGGCAGCGTGCTG TTCCTGCAGAGTTTGGATACCAGAGAGATCTATGGAGAGGTGATGCAGCATCTGCCTGACCTGGAGGCTCTTACTAAGGAAACCTTCCAG AGTAAACTGGCCCATCATCGGTGGCTGGTCAGTTTTTCTTTCGGACAGAAGACCATGGCATCTCATGAGTATAAGAAGCTCAAGGCTCTTCTGAAGGCAGCCCACATACAG GTGGGAAAGGTGGACTGCCTTACTGACTCAGAACTATGTGTCTCATTCTACATTCAAAAGCCCTGTATCGCTGTCTTCAAAGGCCTTGGGATTCATGACTTTGAGATCCACCATG GGAAGGATGTGCTGTATAACATCATAGCATTTGCTAAGGAGAGTGTCAGCGCCCATGTCACCACTCTGAGACCAGAGAACTTCCCCAGTGATGGAAAGGAGCCCTGGCTAGTTGACTTCTTTGCTCCT TGGTGTCCGCCCTGTCGTGCTCTCCTCCCTGAGCTGAGGAAAGCCTCGATCCAGCTGTTTGGTCAGATGAAGTTTGGAACGCTGGACTGCACCGTGCACGAAAGACTCTGCAGCACG TATAATATCCATGCCTACCCGACCACGGTAATCTTTAACAAGTCCTCCATCCATGAGTACGAGGGACATCACTCTGCTGACGGAATCCTGGAGTTCATACAG GACTTGGTCGACCCCACTGTGGTGACCATGGACCCAGACAGCTTTGCAGAGCTAGTGAAGAGGAGAAAACACAGCGAGACCTGGATGGTGGACTTCTATGCCCCGTGGTGTGGGCCCTGTCAGGCCCTGCTGCCCGAGTGGAGGAGGATGGCACGG GCGGTGAATGGTATGATAAAGGTGGGGACGGTAGACTGTCAGAAACACCACTCCTTCTGCCAAGGAGAGAGTGTCAGAGCCTACCCTGAGATACGCCTCTACCCTCAGAACGCCAACCGACGAGACCTATACCA GAGTTACAACGGCTGGCACAGAGATGCTCACTCTCTCAAAGTCTGGGCTGTGGG TACTCTCCCAAGAGCATCAGTGGATCTGACTCCAGATGACTTCAGGAACAAGGTAATAGGAGGGAAGGATCACTGGGTGGTGGACTTCTATGCTCCGTGGTGTGGACCATGTCAGCACTTTGCCCCAGAGTTCGAGGTCCTCGCTCGG ATGGTGAAAGGGAGTGTGAGGGCAGGGAAAGTAGACTGTCAGGCCCACTACCAGACCTGTCAGTCAGCTGGCATCACAGCCTATCCCAGCGTCCGATTCTACCCATACCTGGGCACCAAGAAG CGCGACCAGGGAGGGGAGCACGTCAACAGCCGGGATGCTAACAACATTGCAGACGTCCTCCACCAGAGGCTCCAGCAGTTATCTCCATGGTTACAGGGCAAGGCGGACAACTTCAAG